From Chryseobacterium wanjuense, one genomic window encodes:
- a CDS encoding DUF6759 domain-containing protein, with translation MKKIFLLIFLCIFTLGFSQKKKKAKSKAIVEKETAIIYTESDAETTSEARVIAGFLKQNPGHAKTDYFKKKLIQIIMADNSPEAKPTIKAVSEDKIKQEILENNSLNSSKTIAANTASAAAPERTVTYASVGGASKKTGPSEQHKKTAAMLTHMFNNDPMDKEAYINIKNRSKCNLIVKISGKKYYNLDVPANGQNFLLVDKGEYILTTMVCDAKYSSLKKINKDIEIELNLRED, from the coding sequence ATGAAAAAAATATTTCTCCTCATATTTTTATGTATTTTCACTCTTGGGTTCTCGCAAAAAAAGAAAAAAGCGAAATCTAAAGCCATTGTAGAGAAGGAAACAGCCATCATCTATACAGAAAGTGATGCTGAAACCACTTCAGAGGCAAGAGTGATTGCAGGGTTTTTAAAACAAAATCCGGGACATGCCAAGACCGATTATTTCAAAAAGAAGCTGATCCAGATCATCATGGCAGACAATTCTCCGGAAGCAAAACCTACCATCAAAGCCGTAAGTGAAGACAAAATAAAACAGGAAATTCTAGAAAACAACAGTCTTAACAGCAGTAAAACTATCGCAGCCAATACAGCAAGTGCTGCAGCTCCGGAAAGAACAGTGACCTACGCAAGCGTAGGCGGAGCAAGTAAAAAAACGGGACCGAGTGAACAGCATAAGAAAACCGCCGCGATGCTTACTCATATGTTCAACAACGATCCTATGGATAAGGAAGCGTACATTAATATTAAGAACAGATCCAAATGTAACCTGATTGTAAAGATCAGCGGGAAAAAATATTATAACCTTGACGTACCGGCCAACGGGCAAAACTTTTTATTGGTGGATAAAGGCGAATATATTTTAACGACAATGGTTTGTGATGCCAAATATTCTTCGTTAAAGAAAATCAATAAGGATATTGAGATCGAACTGAATCTGAGGGAGGATTAA
- a CDS encoding acetyl-CoA carboxylase carboxyltransferase subunit alpha: protein MEYLSFELPIKELMDQLQTCSLVGEESGVDVKLACSQIEDKIIEKKKEIYSSLTPWQRVQLSRHPDRPYTLDYINGMVDKGSFLELHGDRNFADDPAMIGGLATLDGQKVMIIGTQKGRTTKERQHRRFGMPNPEGYRKALRLMKLAEKFQIPVVTLVDTPGAYPGLEAEERGQGEAIARNIFEMVQLKTPIFTYIIGEGASGGALGIGVGNKVYMLENTWYTVIAPESCSSILWRNWDHKEDAANALNLTPKDALREKFIDGIIEEPLGGAHYDPEATYLNLKNSILQNIKAFSKFTGQELETQRQDKFIAMGQFKG, encoded by the coding sequence ATGGAATATTTAAGTTTCGAACTACCTATCAAAGAACTCATGGATCAACTTCAAACCTGTTCTTTAGTAGGAGAAGAAAGTGGTGTTGATGTAAAATTAGCATGTAGCCAGATAGAAGACAAGATTATAGAAAAGAAAAAGGAAATCTATTCTAGCCTTACTCCTTGGCAGAGAGTACAACTGTCTCGTCACCCGGATCGCCCTTATACCCTGGATTATATCAACGGAATGGTAGACAAAGGAAGTTTCCTGGAACTTCACGGAGACAGAAATTTCGCTGATGATCCTGCCATGATCGGTGGTTTAGCTACCCTGGACGGCCAGAAAGTGATGATCATAGGAACTCAAAAAGGAAGAACAACTAAGGAAAGACAGCACAGAAGATTCGGAATGCCGAATCCTGAAGGATACAGAAAAGCCCTAAGACTGATGAAGCTTGCTGAAAAATTCCAGATTCCTGTAGTAACTTTGGTGGATACACCGGGAGCTTATCCTGGGCTGGAAGCTGAAGAAAGAGGACAGGGTGAAGCTATCGCAAGAAATATTTTCGAAATGGTTCAGCTTAAAACTCCGATCTTTACCTACATCATCGGTGAAGGAGCAAGTGGCGGAGCATTAGGAATCGGTGTCGGAAACAAAGTATATATGTTGGAAAATACATGGTATACGGTAATCGCGCCGGAAAGCTGCTCATCAATCCTTTGGAGAAACTGGGATCACAAAGAAGATGCTGCGAATGCATTGAATCTTACTCCGAAAGATGCGTTAAGAGAAAAATTCATCGACGGAATCATTGAAGAACCTCTTGGAGGAGCACATTATGATCCTGAGGCTACTTATTTAAATTTGAAAAATTCAATTTTACAAAATATCAAAGCCTTCTCAAAATTCACAGGACAAGAACTTGAAACCCAAAGACAAGACAAATTCATTGCGATGGGGCAGTTTAAAGGATAA
- the gltX gene encoding glutamate--tRNA ligase, whose product MEKVRVRFAPSPTGPLHLGGVRTALYDYLFAKNQGGEFVLRIEDTDTARYVEGAEEYIEEALEWCGIIADESPKKGGKFAPYRQSERRDIYDRYTEQILKTDYAYIAFDTAEELDAIRAEYEARGDVFSYDNKTRNRLKNSIALSEEEVEMLLLNKTPYVVRFKMPVDRTLNLEDIIRGKSSVNTNTLDDKVLVKNDGMPTYHFANIIDDHEMEISHVIRGEEWLPSLGLHILLYEAMGWEAPQFAHLSLILKPEGKGKLSKRDGDKFGFPVFPLNFTDPATGAVSKGYRESGYLPEAFINMVALLGWSPADDKEILSLDEMAKEFDLNKVHKAGARFSKEKAEWFNHQYIQMKSDEELLQMLKSSDLHLNIEDEKLIKIIHLMKERATFPKDIYENGKFFFEAPTSYDEKASKKAWNEETSGILGELASNLEAADFNAENLKQIVHDFAENKGLGMGKVMMPLRLALVGELKGPDVPDILELIGREESISRINNAINNFK is encoded by the coding sequence ATGGAGAAAGTAAGAGTACGTTTTGCTCCAAGTCCTACAGGACCTTTACATTTAGGAGGCGTAAGAACCGCATTATATGATTATCTTTTTGCTAAAAACCAGGGTGGTGAGTTTGTATTGAGAATAGAAGATACAGACACTGCAAGATATGTGGAAGGAGCAGAAGAATACATCGAGGAAGCTCTGGAATGGTGCGGAATCATCGCGGATGAAAGTCCTAAAAAAGGAGGAAAATTCGCTCCATACAGACAATCGGAAAGAAGAGATATTTACGACAGATATACCGAGCAGATCCTGAAAACAGATTATGCTTACATCGCTTTTGATACGGCTGAAGAATTGGATGCCATCCGTGCAGAGTATGAAGCAAGAGGTGATGTTTTTTCTTATGATAACAAAACGAGAAACCGTTTGAAAAACAGTATTGCGCTTTCTGAAGAGGAAGTTGAAATGCTTTTACTTAATAAAACGCCTTATGTCGTAAGATTCAAAATGCCGGTTGACAGAACATTAAATCTTGAAGACATCATCCGTGGAAAATCTTCCGTAAATACCAATACTTTAGACGATAAAGTTTTAGTAAAAAACGACGGAATGCCGACTTACCATTTTGCCAATATCATCGATGACCACGAAATGGAAATTTCCCACGTGATTCGTGGTGAAGAATGGCTGCCTTCTCTAGGTTTACACATTTTATTATATGAAGCGATGGGTTGGGAAGCGCCTCAGTTTGCGCACCTTTCTTTGATTTTAAAACCTGAAGGAAAAGGAAAATTAAGCAAAAGAGATGGTGACAAATTCGGGTTCCCTGTATTTCCTTTAAACTTTACAGACCCTGCAACGGGAGCTGTTTCTAAAGGGTACAGAGAAAGCGGATATCTTCCGGAAGCATTCATCAATATGGTTGCTTTGCTGGGCTGGTCTCCTGCTGATGATAAAGAAATTTTATCTCTGGATGAAATGGCTAAAGAATTTGATTTAAATAAAGTTCATAAAGCCGGAGCAAGATTCAGTAAAGAAAAAGCAGAATGGTTCAATCATCAGTATATTCAAATGAAATCTGATGAAGAATTGCTTCAAATGTTAAAAAGCTCAGATTTACATTTAAATATTGAAGATGAAAAATTAATAAAGATTATTCATCTGATGAAAGAAAGAGCAACTTTCCCGAAAGACATCTACGAAAACGGAAAATTCTTCTTCGAAGCACCGACTTCTTATGATGAAAAAGCATCGAAAAAAGCTTGGAACGAAGAAACTTCAGGCATTTTAGGAGAATTGGCTTCCAATTTAGAAGCTGCGGACTTTAATGCTGAAAACCTGAAGCAGATTGTACATGATTTTGCGGAAAACAAAGGTCTGGGAATGGGTAAAGTAATGATGCCTTTGCGTTTGGCATTGGTTGGAGAATTGAAAGGTCCGGATGTTCCGGATATTCTGGAACTTATTGGTAGAGAGGAAAGTATCTCCAGAATAAATAATGCGATCAATAATTTTAAATAG
- a CDS encoding phosphomannose isomerase type II C-terminal cupin domain: MLEIGERPWGKYFVLADEPNYKLKRIEVNPGQKLSYQYHHKRQEQWTIIEGDATVVLDGKEINLKYGESIFIPLGSKHRMMNLSDKPVVFIEVQTGTYFGEDDIVRIEDDYDRS, encoded by the coding sequence ATGTTAGAAATAGGAGAAAGACCTTGGGGAAAATATTTTGTATTGGCTGATGAGCCGAATTACAAACTGAAAAGAATCGAAGTAAATCCAGGACAAAAACTGTCTTACCAGTATCACCACAAAAGACAGGAACAGTGGACCATCATTGAAGGGGATGCTACCGTAGTGCTGGATGGTAAAGAAATTAACCTGAAATACGGTGAAAGTATTTTCATCCCATTGGGTTCAAAACACAGAATGATGAACCTTTCCGACAAGCCCGTTGTTTTCATCGAAGTACAGACAGGAACGTATTTTGGGGAGGATGATATTGTGAGGATAGAGGATGATTATGATAGAAGTTAA
- a CDS encoding glycosyltransferase family 2 protein translates to MSNNISLLIGLKNNLEYSKSCYYSIRENYPDTEIVFVSYGSSDGTHEWLDSLKDENLVYFSDPEEKTLSDTYNKAIEISTKDYVCFLHNDMVIGRNFLSEIAKALAKNNLVYYKVIEPPIFASDKRLWKEIQDFGSDFETFRFEDFFRFESEQKKQEGAYTEDVSFFLAAKKELLLKINGLDPLFKPMFCEDDDLILRLRMSGEKTFVCPNAIVYHFVSKTSRFSEEFQNKTKKIEENSLRNFIRKWGFTNQSRTKKKLKFGLILENPSDEAIKALEIFVDHIYSDFNAEKYIKEEQENTSFDLKEKFRAKNADFSDDILIRFDAKKLSEKNMYSFRNLADITDELKQSKKSIIKKLFSKPNSFKINNLKIEILNDKSYEQQLINKNNV, encoded by the coding sequence ATGAGTAATAATATTTCGCTTTTAATAGGATTAAAAAACAATTTAGAATATTCTAAAAGTTGTTATTACTCGATAAGAGAAAACTATCCTGATACGGAAATTGTTTTTGTGAGTTATGGAAGCTCCGACGGAACTCATGAATGGCTGGATTCTTTAAAAGATGAAAACCTGGTTTACTTTTCAGACCCGGAAGAAAAAACTCTTTCTGATACCTATAATAAAGCGATAGAAATTTCTACTAAAGATTATGTTTGTTTTTTACATAACGATATGGTTATTGGTAGAAATTTTTTATCTGAAATCGCTAAAGCATTAGCAAAAAATAATCTTGTTTATTACAAAGTGATTGAGCCTCCAATTTTTGCATCAGACAAAAGGCTTTGGAAAGAAATTCAGGACTTTGGAAGTGATTTTGAAACGTTCAGATTTGAAGATTTTTTCCGATTTGAAAGTGAGCAGAAAAAACAGGAAGGTGCATATACGGAAGATGTGAGCTTTTTTCTGGCTGCCAAAAAAGAACTTTTATTAAAAATAAACGGACTGGATCCGCTTTTTAAGCCCATGTTCTGCGAAGATGACGATCTTATTCTGAGGCTGAGAATGTCGGGAGAAAAAACATTTGTTTGTCCGAACGCCATTGTTTATCATTTTGTAAGCAAAACATCAAGATTTTCTGAAGAATTTCAGAATAAAACAAAAAAAATAGAAGAAAATTCACTTCGTAATTTTATTAGAAAGTGGGGGTTTACGAATCAGTCCAGAACAAAAAAGAAATTGAAGTTTGGTCTTATTCTGGAGAATCCCAGTGATGAAGCTATTAAAGCATTGGAGATATTTGTAGATCATATCTATTCCGATTTCAACGCTGAAAAATATATTAAAGAAGAACAAGAAAATACTTCGTTTGATCTAAAAGAAAAATTCAGGGCTAAAAATGCAGATTTTTCTGATGATATTCTGATAAGATTTGATGCAAAAAAGCTTTCTGAAAAAAATATGTATAGTTTTAGAAATCTTGCAGATATTACAGATGAACTGAAACAATCGAAGAAAAGCATTATAAAAAAGCTTTTCAGCAAACCAAATTCTTTTAAAATTAATAATTTAAAAATTGAAATTTTGAATGATAAATCTTATGAACAACAATTAATTAACAAAAATAATGTTTAA
- a CDS encoding glycosyltransferase — translation MFNFLKPITITYGITVCNEHQELRVLLDILLPLIDKKDEILILRDITNPDQKVGELLDEYQSKIRVIEAKLNGDFATFKNKLIENSNSRYLFQIDADEYPTEYFIKTLKPYLRKEKSVEVFSVPRINIVEGITDEYVKEMGWDMNEDGYINFPDYQMRILKNNKKIFWKNKVHEILYGNKNFTEVPKDYKLSLIHKKNFEKQKKQNDFYGTLED, via the coding sequence ATGTTTAATTTCTTAAAGCCAATTACCATTACCTACGGGATAACTGTCTGTAATGAACACCAAGAATTAAGGGTTCTTCTTGATATATTATTGCCGCTGATTGATAAGAAGGATGAGATTCTTATCCTGCGTGATATCACCAATCCGGATCAGAAAGTAGGGGAATTGTTGGATGAATACCAATCAAAAATAAGAGTGATTGAAGCTAAATTGAATGGAGATTTTGCAACTTTCAAAAATAAGCTTATTGAGAACTCAAACTCAAGATATCTTTTCCAAATCGATGCGGATGAATATCCTACGGAATATTTTATCAAGACTTTGAAACCATATTTGAGAAAAGAGAAAAGTGTAGAAGTTTTCTCTGTTCCCAGGATTAATATTGTAGAAGGAATTACAGATGAATATGTAAAAGAAATGGGTTGGGATATGAACGAGGATGGATATATCAACTTCCCGGACTATCAGATGAGAATTCTTAAAAACAACAAAAAGATCTTCTGGAAAAATAAAGTACACGAAATTTTATATGGAAATAAAAATTTTACAGAAGTACCAAAAGATTACAAATTATCATTAATTCATAAGAAGAATTTTGAAAAGCAGAAAAAGCAGAATGATTTTTATGGAACATTAGAAGACTAA
- a CDS encoding glycosyltransferase yields MVDLGISVFGFINGEFGIAEATRLNCRSIQSVGIPMSLFNYNVNTNHNNNDFTFTEFSEHAVHPINLIQVSPSEVLHFFEYFDYSLFKGKYNILYVAWESETIPEDYIVNINLFDEVWTPSEYCKKCLEKFIALPIKVIPHPINIDLKPTEDEDALNFFTKDFFNFLFIFDYNSSIERKNVINLIKVFKDTFDKYENNAFLTIKTSKSNRFADEKEQILQAIGDSKKIKIVEKIFDKNSLNYIISNCDSYISLHRSEGFGLTMAEAMYFGKPTIGTNYSGNLQFMNHENSFLIDAQKVSYGSDDLNYSSNTIWSEPSLEKASEYLKKVYEGETDVKIIAEKGRETIANDFSLSGIGKLIKKRCEELISGEKISQNRSGLIKLYIENIYLKKDLRIYKKSKPIEFIYGIKMYFRKRKEKK; encoded by the coding sequence ATGGTAGATTTAGGAATAAGTGTTTTTGGATTTATTAATGGAGAATTTGGCATTGCGGAAGCTACAAGATTGAATTGCAGGTCTATACAATCAGTTGGTATTCCGATGAGCCTGTTTAATTATAACGTGAATACCAATCATAATAATAATGACTTTACTTTTACTGAATTTTCCGAACATGCAGTACACCCCATTAATTTAATTCAGGTTTCTCCATCAGAAGTGCTTCACTTTTTTGAATATTTTGATTATTCTTTATTTAAAGGAAAGTACAATATTCTTTATGTTGCCTGGGAATCGGAAACAATTCCTGAAGATTATATCGTAAATATCAATTTGTTTGATGAGGTTTGGACGCCTTCAGAATATTGCAAGAAATGTCTGGAGAAATTCATCGCATTGCCTATAAAAGTAATTCCGCATCCTATAAATATTGATCTGAAACCGACTGAAGATGAGGATGCTCTGAATTTCTTTACTAAAGATTTTTTTAATTTTTTATTTATATTCGATTACAACAGTTCTATTGAGAGAAAAAATGTGATCAATTTGATAAAAGTTTTTAAAGATACTTTTGATAAATATGAAAATAATGCCTTTTTAACAATTAAAACCTCAAAATCTAACCGTTTTGCCGATGAAAAAGAACAAATTTTACAGGCAATCGGAGATTCAAAAAAAATAAAAATTGTTGAGAAAATATTCGATAAAAATTCTTTAAACTATATTATCAGCAATTGTGACAGTTATATTTCTCTTCATAGATCGGAAGGTTTTGGGTTAACTATGGCTGAAGCAATGTATTTTGGAAAGCCTACAATTGGGACAAATTATTCGGGAAATTTACAGTTTATGAATCATGAAAACAGTTTTCTGATTGATGCTCAAAAAGTTTCTTACGGTTCCGATGATCTTAATTACAGTTCTAATACCATCTGGTCGGAACCATCTTTAGAAAAAGCTTCTGAATATTTAAAGAAAGTATATGAAGGAGAAACAGATGTTAAAATTATTGCTGAGAAAGGTCGTGAAACTATTGCTAATGATTTTTCACTTTCAGGAATTGGTAAGCTGATTAAAAAAAGATGCGAAGAATTGATTTCCGGCGAAAAAATCTCACAAAACAGATCTGGACTTATCAAGTTATATATCGAAAATATTTACCTTAAAAAAGATTTGAGAATTTATAAAAAAAGTAAGCCTATCGAATTTATTTACGGTATCAAAATGTACTTCCGAAAAAGAAAAGAAAAGAAATGA
- a CDS encoding glycosyltransferase, which yields MQLSINYHGFFDGNFGIAEATRLNAIAMESAGIQVNRINYSSDTLEKIKSETEPEFQSYINIFHINSNVTHEFFSKNQDINLAGHYNIVYWAWEFPEVSDKTVDFLNIFDELWVPSDFCVNIFTKYTGIPVMRFSHPIQKMATSEEFDFNTYQIKPNSKVYVTIFDSLSTTIRKNPEATIESFIKVFNNDPESVLIVKTHNLERSKDAQKALEKYNNIPNIIIINEHFSKEKLHSLIQKSDVLISLHGSEGFGLTMAEAMSYGKVVVGTGYSGNLDFMNVNNSFLIQYDFIKTSNTKGLIAEGLTLARPNIEDAVEKLKYIKDNFNALDNIKNNAEAQIRESFSIESIGNLFKIRLSFIDQFGKKENTGGSNADNVFHLAEIDRLTRKVNYLEKTLYNKIRKKVNIFLKKMKGKK from the coding sequence ATGCAGTTGAGTATAAATTATCATGGTTTTTTTGACGGGAATTTCGGAATTGCCGAAGCAACACGTCTAAATGCTATTGCTATGGAGAGCGCTGGCATACAAGTAAATAGAATTAACTACTCAAGTGACACGCTTGAAAAAATAAAAAGTGAAACCGAACCGGAATTTCAGTCCTACATTAATATTTTTCACATCAACAGTAATGTTACCCATGAATTTTTTTCGAAAAATCAGGATATTAACCTTGCCGGACATTACAATATCGTTTATTGGGCTTGGGAATTTCCGGAAGTTTCTGATAAAACGGTTGATTTTTTAAATATTTTTGATGAATTATGGGTTCCAAGTGATTTCTGTGTCAACATTTTTACAAAATATACGGGAATTCCGGTCATGAGATTCTCCCACCCTATCCAAAAAATGGCAACATCGGAAGAATTTGATTTTAATACATACCAAATTAAACCAAATTCTAAAGTATATGTTACGATTTTCGATTCTCTAAGTACAACCATCAGAAAAAATCCGGAGGCTACTATTGAGTCTTTTATTAAAGTTTTTAACAATGATCCTGAAAGTGTTTTAATTGTAAAAACACACAATCTGGAAAGAAGCAAGGATGCTCAAAAAGCTTTAGAAAAATATAATAATATACCAAACATAATCATTATTAATGAACATTTTTCTAAAGAAAAGCTCCATTCATTAATTCAGAAGTCGGATGTTCTTATTTCTCTTCATGGCTCTGAAGGTTTTGGGTTAACTATGGCTGAAGCTATGTCGTACGGAAAAGTGGTGGTGGGAACAGGCTATTCCGGAAATCTTGATTTTATGAATGTAAACAACAGTTTCCTTATTCAGTATGACTTCATCAAAACCTCTAATACAAAAGGATTAATTGCGGAAGGGTTAACTTTGGCAAGACCTAATATTGAAGATGCTGTTGAAAAGTTGAAATATATTAAAGACAATTTTAATGCTTTAGATAATATAAAAAATAATGCAGAAGCCCAAATCCGTGAAAGTTTTTCAATTGAGTCGATTGGGAATTTATTTAAAATAAGATTATCTTTTATAGACCAGTTTGGCAAAAAAGAAAACACAGGAGGTAGCAATGCAGACAATGTTTTTCATTTAGCTGAAATTGATAGACTTACTCGTAAAGTCAATTATCTGGAAAAAACTTTATACAATAAAATCAGAAAAAAAGTAAATATTTTTTTGAAAAAAATGAAGGGTAAAAAATAA
- a CDS encoding glycosyltransferase: protein MGILKKIKKHFKRKKKLKDLKTRDIVNIHLYDPTKKTILFASRDFPTHDKDSGSNRLKEIILIYKELGYNCILFAPNVFEDDSYVKFYQQHNVIVFVENNMYKNIYDFLKSFKNIDYVWFNGPLALNLFYKKMKNILPRTKFIYDMVDIHFLRYKRAIELEPNRISLKRKYTHFFRLETVIAPQLDYIIAISDKEKEIMSEYADKNKIITISNIHYPKIDISERKNFRDSKGIIFIGSIHEPNIDAVKFLYEKIMPLVWKENPDLEVSVIGNVADKLDIKLYPKFRFLGFVESIEDHFMNSKIMVAPLRFGAGVKGKIGQAFEYFFPVVTTDIGAEGMKLADKKNVLIANDEKTFAEAILQLNNNEELWDTLSKNSVDSLRAFSPEEVKEKLKTL from the coding sequence ATGGGAATTTTAAAAAAAATAAAAAAACACTTTAAAAGAAAAAAAAAGCTCAAAGATCTTAAAACCAGGGATATCGTTAATATTCATTTGTACGATCCCACAAAAAAGACCATCCTTTTTGCTTCCAGAGATTTTCCCACTCACGATAAAGATTCCGGATCCAACAGACTTAAAGAAATTATTTTAATCTATAAAGAATTGGGTTATAACTGCATTTTGTTTGCCCCTAATGTTTTTGAAGACGACTCATATGTAAAATTTTACCAGCAACATAATGTCATCGTTTTTGTAGAAAATAACATGTACAAAAATATCTATGATTTTCTTAAATCTTTTAAAAATATAGATTATGTATGGTTCAATGGTCCTCTTGCTTTGAATTTATTCTATAAAAAAATGAAAAATATTCTGCCTCGTACAAAATTCATTTACGATATGGTAGATATTCACTTTCTACGGTACAAAAGAGCTATTGAGCTTGAGCCGAACCGTATTTCTTTAAAGAGAAAGTATACGCATTTTTTCCGTCTGGAAACAGTGATTGCTCCTCAACTCGATTATATTATTGCCATTTCGGATAAGGAAAAAGAGATCATGAGCGAATATGCCGACAAGAATAAAATCATCACGATCTCAAATATACATTATCCTAAAATTGATATTTCCGAACGAAAAAATTTCAGAGACAGTAAAGGAATTATTTTTATCGGATCCATTCACGAACCGAATATTGATGCGGTAAAATTTCTGTATGAAAAGATAATGCCCCTTGTCTGGAAAGAAAATCCTGATTTGGAGGTAAGTGTGATTGGAAATGTTGCCGATAAATTAGATATCAAACTATATCCTAAATTCAGATTTTTAGGGTTTGTAGAAAGTATTGAAGATCATTTTATGAATTCTAAAATCATGGTCGCTCCGTTGAGATTCGGGGCTGGTGTCAAAGGAAAAATAGGCCAGGCTTTTGAGTATTTTTTCCCTGTTGTCACCACAGATATTGGTGCTGAAGGAATGAAACTGGCCGACAAAAAAAATGTATTGATTGCCAATGACGAAAAAACTTTTGCAGAAGCCATTCTACAATTGAATAATAATGAAGAACTTTGGGATACATTAAGCAAAAATTCGGTAGACAGCCTGAGAGCGTTTTCTCCGGAAGAAGTAAAAGAAAAACTTAAAACATTGTAA
- a CDS encoding glycosyltransferase family protein: MKICIISYDFWDYDKYIVETLCQRGIDAHHIKISTVTHSNFNERAVNALSKTFLSKNLKKEKRQKYVLDSLEKLGHQDQILVLNPDTFDIATLEKIRKYTDRLITYLYDNLERVPVEGRLHLFDKILSFDIIDVEKHGFEKITNYIYLPFTPKEQQNPQMDLFYITSYDNRRVSLIKKLAKKLLALGLKFQIMVIGKKSWKHQLTNIFIKVPENLFLIFSIKKIPHDDLPSYYKNSKVLLDLMREGQYGLSFRVFEAMSLEKKIITDNEAIKSYDFYNPNNILILNENISNLDKSFFETPYEKIPEEIYYRYTLDSWVNKVFELNNKH, translated from the coding sequence ATGAAGATCTGTATCATTAGTTATGATTTCTGGGATTACGATAAGTATATTGTTGAAACATTATGCCAACGCGGTATTGATGCGCATCATATAAAAATCAGTACCGTTACTCATTCTAATTTTAATGAAAGGGCCGTCAATGCTTTAAGCAAAACTTTCTTAAGCAAAAATTTAAAAAAAGAAAAAAGACAAAAATACGTTCTTGATTCTTTGGAAAAACTAGGACATCAGGATCAGATTCTGGTCTTAAATCCGGATACTTTCGATATTGCCACGCTTGAAAAAATCAGAAAATATACCGACAGACTTATCACCTACCTTTACGACAACCTCGAAAGAGTACCTGTAGAAGGAAGACTTCATCTTTTTGATAAGATTTTATCTTTTGACATCATTGATGTTGAAAAACACGGCTTCGAAAAAATCACCAACTATATTTATCTTCCTTTCACACCTAAGGAGCAGCAAAATCCGCAGATGGATCTTTTCTACATCACTTCTTATGACAACCGCAGAGTTTCGCTTATAAAGAAATTAGCAAAAAAACTTCTGGCTCTCGGTCTGAAATTCCAGATCATGGTCATCGGAAAAAAATCGTGGAAACATCAGCTGACCAATATTTTTATTAAAGTTCCTGAAAATCTGTTTTTAATTTTCAGCATAAAAAAAATTCCGCACGACGATCTACCGTCCTACTACAAAAATTCTAAAGTACTTCTGGATTTGATGCGTGAAGGCCAGTACGGATTAAGCTTCCGAGTTTTTGAAGCGATGTCACTTGAAAAGAAAATCATTACTGATAATGAAGCCATTAAAAGCTATGATTTTTACAATCCCAATAATATTTTGATTTTAAACGAAAATATTAGTAATCTTGACAAATCTTTCTTTGAAACACCCTACGAAAAAATTCCTGAAGAAATCTATTACAGATATACGCTGGACAGCTGGGTAAACAAAGTTTTTGAATTGAACAATAAACACTAA